Proteins co-encoded in one Scomber scombrus chromosome 14, fScoSco1.1, whole genome shotgun sequence genomic window:
- the ephb4a gene encoding ephrin type-B receptor 4a, giving the protein MELTYISVVLMGCIFLDWAPQASAEEEVLMNTKTETSDLKWTIFSHAKTEWEEVSGLDEENNSVRTYEICQTDSSSSHWLRSGFIQRRGAAHVYVELRFTMMECSSRSTHHRSCKETFNLYYYQADSNEATATHPPWMENPYVKVDTVAADFLLRKGGEQKFNLKTLRLGPLSKRGLYLAFQAQGACMALLSVRVFFKKCPPLISSLSSFPETVPRTLVQEAQGVCVDYASLQGPRPRPPKLFCGEDGQWVGQATTSCACVPGFEPAEGNTRCTACSLGQFKSGAEGQCTGCPGFSHAPTRGASACVCRPGYLRAESDNPDASCTRPPSAPRSIVTQINDTTLSLEWNEPLDNGNREDLSYTVRCFVCRSPKGPCLSCGDSVSYRPSQHGLQGRRVEVWGLLPHTTYTFTIQAINGVSQLSGKDPASESVNITTSHDVPSLVSVIRKRDSTESSLTLHWSVPAQPHYTILQYQLRYCEKERRTEDQCLYTESNINQAVLTDLRRATQYEVQVRVRTMAGYGSFSPAAIFRTLPDGLDSSSQFLIPGILIAVGMLLLVTFVFVAAYCIRRHSRIKDPELSDKNSQYLVGQGVKVYIDPFTYEDPNEAVREFAKEIDVSFVKIEEVIGAGEFGEVCRGRLRVPGKKENYVAIKTLKGGYTDKQRRDFLSEASIMGQFQHPNIIHLEGIITASCPVMILTEFMENGALDSFLRLNDSQFTPIQLVGMLRGIASGMKYLAEMSYVHRDLAARNILINSNLVCKVSDFGLSRFLQENSSDPTYTSSLGGKIPIRWTAPEAIAFRKFTSASDVWSYGIVMWEVMSFGERPYWDMSNQDVINAIEQDYRLPPPPDCPTHLHQLMLDCWQKDRSARPRFADLVSALDKLIRNPASLKIVAQEGAGPSYPLLDQRAPIALSSCASVGEWLRAIKMERYEDSFLQAGFTSVDQLTQITTQELLRMGVTLAGHQRKILSSIQMMTFRNKSTTTVTF; this is encoded by the exons AGGTGCTGATGAACACTAAGACAGAGACTTCTGATCTCAAATGGACCATCTTCTCGCATGCCAAAACCGAG TGGGAGGAAGTTAGTGGTTTAGATGAGGAGAACAACAGTGTGAGGACCTATGAGATCTGCCAGACTGACAGCTCGTCCAGCCACTGGCTTCGCAGTGGCTTCATCCAGCGAAGAGGTGCAGCTCACGTCTATGTGGAGCTTCGATTCACCATGATGGAGTGTTCCTCCAGGAGCACCCACCACCGCAGCTGTAAGGAGACCTTCAATCTCTACTACTACCAGGCAGACTCGAACGAGGCCACAGCCACTCACCCTCCATGGATGGAGAATCCTTACGTCAAG GTCGACACGGTGGCTGCGGACTTTCTACTGAGGAAGGGTGGGGAGCAGAAATTCAATTTGAAGACCTTAAGGCTCGGCCCTCTATCTAAGAGGGGCCTCTACTTGGCTTTTCAGGCTCAGGGCGCTTGCATGGCCCTGCTGTCCGTCAGGGTTTTCTTCAAGAAGTGTCCTCCCTTGATTAGTTCTCTTTCGTCTTTCCCTGAGACCGTCCCCCGCACTCTTGTGCAAGAGgcgcagggtgtgtgtgtggactacGCCTCCCTGCAAGGGCCCAGACCTCGGCCACCTAAACTCTTCTGCGGGGAAGATGGCCAGTGGGTGGGCCAGGCGACAACCTCCTGTGCCTGCGTACCGGGATTTGAACCTGCTGAAGGAAACACACGATGCACAG CCTGCTCTTTGGGTCAGTTCAAGTCAGGTGCAGAGGGACAATGCACAGGCTGTCCAGGATTCAGCCACGCCCCCACCAGGGGGGcatcagcgtgtgtgtgtcgACCCGGATACCTGCGTGCAGAATCTGACAACCCCGACGCTTCATGCACTA GACCTCCTTCGGCCCCACGCAGTATTGTCACCCAGATCAACGACACCACGCTCAGTCTAGAGTGGAACGAGCCGCTGGACAACGGCAACAGAGAAGACCTGAGCTACACTGTCAGATGCTTTGTGTGTAGGTCACCCAAAGGACCCTGCCTGTCCTGCGGAGACAGCGTCAGCTACCGCCCCTCGCAGCACGGCCTGCAGGGTCGCAGGGTTGAGGTGTGGGGCCTGCTGCCTCACACCACATACACCTTTACCATCCAGGCAATCAACGGGGTGTCTCAGCTCAGCGGCAAGGACCCTGCCAGCGAAAGTGTCAACATCACTACAAGTCATGACG TGCCATCACTGGTGTCTGTGATTCGGAAGAGGGACTCCACAGAGAGCAGCCTGACACTTCACTGGTCAGTCCCTGCCCAGCCACACTACACCATCCTGCAGTATCAGCTACGCTACTGTGAGAAG GAGCGGCGTACCGAGGATCAGTGCCTCTACACAGAGAGTAACATAAACCAGGCTGTGCTGACGGACCTTCGTAGGGCCACTCAATATGAAGTGCAGGTGCGGGTGCGTACCATGGCCGGTTATGGCAGCTTCAGTCCTGCAGCCATCTTCCGTACCCTCCCTGATG GACTCGATTCTTCCTCCCAGTTCTTGATACCTGGCATCCTTATCGCCGTTGGGATGTTGCTGCTTGTCACTTTCGTCTTTGTGGCCGCTTACTGCATACG CAGACACAGCCGAATAAAGGATCCAGAGCTGAGTGACAAAAACAGCCAGTACCTTGTTGGCCAAG GGGTCAAGGTGTATATCGACCCTTTCACCTATGAGGACCCCAATGAGGCGGTGCGAGAATTTGCCAAGGAAATCGATGTTTCCTTTGTCAAGATTGAGGAGGTTATTGGAGCTG GAGAGTTCGGGGAGGTGTGTCGAGGACGGCTTAGGGTCccggggaaaaaagaaaactacgTAGCAATAAAGACATTAAAGGGCGGCTACACGGACAAGCAAAGGCGAGACTTCCTGTCCGAGGCGTCCATCATGGGCCAGTTCCAGCACCCCAACATCATCCACTTGGAGGGGATCATCACAGCCAGCTGTCCAGTCATGATACTCACAGAGTTTATGGAGAACGGAGCTCTGGATTCTTTTCTACGG ctgaacgaCAGCCAGTTCACGCCCATCCAGCTGGTGGGAATGCTGCGCGGCATCGCCTCGGGCATGAAGTACCTGGCAGAGATGAGCTACGTCCACCGGGACCTGGCTGCCCGCAACATCCTGATCAACAGCAACCTGGTGTGCAAGGTGTCCGACTTCGGCTTGTCACGCTTCTTGCAGGAGAACTCCTCTGACCCGACTTACACCAGCTCTCTG ggAGGTAAGATCCCAATCCGCTGGACAGCACCGGAGGCGATAGCCTTCAGAAAGTTTACCTCAGCCTCTGATGTGTGGAGCTATGGCATTGTCATGTGGGAGGTCATGTCTTTTGGAGAGAGACCGTACTGGGACATGAGCAACCAGGAT GTAATCAATGCCATAGAGCAGGACTACCGGCTGCCCCCGCCCCCTGACTGCCCCACCCACCTGCACCAGCTGATGTTGGACTGCTGGCAGAAGGACCGTTCAGCGCGTCCTCGCTTCGCAGACCTTGTCAGCGCTCTGGACAAGCTGATCCGCAACCCAGCGTCACTGAAAATAGTGGCTCAAGAAGGAGCAGG GCCATCATACCCCCTGCTGGACCAGCGTGCACCTATAGCCCTTTCGTCATGCGCTTCAGTGGGGGAATGGTTGAGGGCCATCAAGATGGAGCGCTACGAAGACAGCTTCCTGCAGGCCGGCTTCACCTCAGTGGATCAGCTGACCCAGATCACCACACA gGAGCTGCTGCGCATGGGCGTGACGCTGGCCGGGCATCAGAGAAAAATCCTCTCCAGCATCCAGATGATGACTTTTCGGAACAAGAGCACTACAACTGTGACCTTCTAG